In Entelurus aequoreus isolate RoL-2023_Sb linkage group LG13, RoL_Eaeq_v1.1, whole genome shotgun sequence, a genomic segment contains:
- the trim63b gene encoding E3 ubiquitin-protein ligase TRIM63 — protein sequence MDLQRTGSLVRPPSPMDSLEKQLSCPICLDMFTKPVVILPCQHNLCRSCASDLYDSRNPYRFSGGVFRCPTCRFEVVLDRHGVHGLQRNLLVENIIDIYKQQQEVSGNGRETETSLKPKESKEPMCQEHEDERINIYCATCQTPTCSMCKVFGQHKDCEVAPLESVYQTQKGELSNGIDTLVSSNARLQSLLIQMEDACRAVQENAQRAKQGLAERFDLLYAVLEERKTILLEQIGKEQDEKVAALRALAQRYGERLQASSDLTDSAVRALEQNGAAEFLLASKGLITQTKDAAKSSMGEERPEPGFEKMDHFTLSTEHVEAILAKIDFGSGDDEDVDFDDADEEEE from the coding sequence ATGGATCTTCAGAGGACAGGGTCGCTGGTTCGCCCTCCGAGCCCCATGGACAGCCTGGAGAAGCAGCTCAGCTGTCCAATTTGCCTGGACATGTTCACCAAACCAGTCGTTATCCTGCCCTGCCAACACAACTTGTGCCGTAGCTGTGCCAGCGACCTCTATGACTCGCGCAACCCGTACCGTTTCTCTGGTGGCGTTTTCCGCTGTCCTACATGCAGGTTTGAGGTGGTGCTCGACCGCCATGGCGTCCATGGGCTTCAGCGGAACCTGTTGGTCGAGAATATCATCGACATCTACAAGCAGCAACAGGAAGTGAGTGGAAATGGAAGAGAAACAGAAACCTCCTTGAAGCCTAAAGAGTCGAAGGAGCCGATGTGTCAGGAACATGAAGACGAGAGAATTAACATCTATTGTGCGACCTGCCAGACCCCCACTTGTTCCATGTGCAAAGTGTTTGGGCAGCATAAAGACTGTGAGGTGGCACCTTTAGAAAGTGTTTATCAGACCCAAAAGGGTGAACTGAGCAACGGCATAGACACTCTGGTGTCCAGCAATGCACGTCTACAATCTCTACTTATCCAGATGGAAGATGCTTGCCGCGCTGTACAGGAAAATGCACAGCGTGCTAAACAAGGCTTAGCTGAGCGCTTCGACCTGTTGTACGCTGTCCTGGAAGAGCGAAAAACCATACTGCTAGAGCAGATTGGCAAGGAGCAGGATGAAAAGGTGGCTGCATTACGGGCTTTGGCTCAGCGTTACGGCGAACGACTTCAAGCTAGCTCCGATCTGACAGACTCAGCCGTGAGGGCGTTAGAGCAAAATGGGGCTGCCGAGTTCCTGTTGGCATCTAAGGGCCTCATTACGCAGACCAAAGACGCAGCCAAAAGCTCAATGGGCGAAGAGCGACCAGAGCCAGGCTTTGAAAAGATGGATCACTTCACCCTGTCCACGGAGCACGTCGAAGCCATTCTAGCAAAGATTGACTTTGGGTCAGGTGATGATGAAGATGTGGATTTTGATGATGCTGATGAAGAGGAGGAATGA